Genomic DNA from Desulfonema ishimotonii:
GGACGTCTCCGACTTTAATAAGACTGACAGCCAAGTCTCTGCGCCACTCGATCCGATTCGGAACCGTTTGAGTCAAGCGGCGCATGATATTCAGGGATTTCTGATAGATCGGAAGCGCCTTATCCAGATTGCCCCACTTTATTTCATAATCTCCGAGGCGATCCGCTAAAATAACAAAAAAGCGTGCTGCGGAACTGTCTCCGGGATTAGCGTTAAGATTTTTTCTGGCCTCTTCTACCTGTTTGTAAAGAATTTCAGGATCAGGCTTATCATATACAAATTCCGGTTCGGGCTTCCTGTCGCCCGCCTTTCCGTCTATCACGGGTAACGGCATGGTTATCACGCCAGCCGAAATGTTCGGCAATCTGACAAACGCACTCCGCACAGACCAGAAATCCGGGGCGTGGTGGCAGAATTCAACATCAAGGAGGGGAGGGAGAATAAGGAGCAGGGGGCCGGGAAGGCGTTCCATGAGAACGTTTCGCACCTCATTCATGCGCTGGAAAAATACCTTCCAAGCGTCCTGATCCTCTCTTCCGGCTTTTGAGGCATCAACAACAAAAACGCTTTCCGCGCTGTCTGTTCCGTTCCAGTTATAAAGCGGCTCAAGAATCTGGGATACCAGCTCTCCGAACGTAACCGGCTCATCCAGCTTCTTTCCTTCTCTCTGAGGTGCGAACCGGAGAAACTGAACCGATTCTTCACGCAATGCGGAGATATCCTGTTCAAGTAATTTTATTGCCTCGTCCGCCTGCAAGGGGCTGACACAGACCAGAATGGAAAAATGGACATGATCGGCCAGGGCAAGAGACTGAACCAGATGCTCAAATCCCTTTTCCTTACGTAGGGCAGCCCTGAATGTTTCAGACTGTTCATCCCTCATCACAACTGTCCTGCTCCGCTTCAAGCTTGGCGATAGCGGCCTGAACCCCCGGAATTTCCCGAATTGCCGGATGAACGTCAAACCAGAGTTCATCGTTCAGATAACGCAGCACCGCATGGTTTTGGAGCATCAGGTCAGCCGTGCTGCGATGGTCTTCATTTTTAATGGTCATGTATTTGGTATTGGCCACTTCTGCCAGCCATTCAAACGCATCGCCCGGCACAATGGAGCGGTACTGGTTGGACAGGTCGGTAATGATATGGTTGAGCACACTGTCAGAAATCGGAAATTCCTGCTGGGCAATAACCTTTTGGAGCATCTGGACCAGTTCTCTGGGATAACCGCCGGACCGGAGAATCAGCTTTTTGATTCGTGCCTCAGTATCATCGCCCAGAAATTCACGGAGCCTGTCATCGGGAATGCGCTTGCGGATCAGCTCCCGCGCAGCTTTTATACCCTGTGGATTGGGATTTCTGTTTTTGTCCCGGATTTTGATCATAGGCAGAAAGCTGACTTCGCTGTTGATACGGTTTGTCAGGGCCGCAGGGATGGTGTAAATCACATGGACCGGCAATTGTAAATAAGTCGCATTTCCCCCGAAGACCTTTTCAGCACTGTCCAGTACTTGATTCCAGTTATCGCTCAGTCCCTTCAGCTTTTCCAAGGAGTCGAAGATGACGACCATGCCCTCGCATTTAAATTCCCGGCGGACCTCCTCGTTCAGCAATTCCAATTCATCCCGTACATCTTTAACAAATTTTGAAAAATGAGCGCTGACAATATCTCGGACCTGTTTTCGCAGAGACGGGCGGGTCTTCATTTCAAAAACCAGCTTACCGGCAGAGGGGATATTCAGTTCTGCTTTGTTGGCATTTATTTCAGTCTTGTTTAGCCAATCATATAGGCGTTTGAAATATCCTTCTTCAAGGGCTTGTTCCGGTCTTTCACCCTTTTGTTTGGCTACATGGCTGATTACGGCGCATAATACAGCAGAGAGAATGTCGGTTACTTCAGTCCTACGATGGAGATCTATAAAATCTTCGGCATTGATATATACGGTAAACAGATTGCTTTCGTCCGGGGTGCGGAGACACTGGCTCAGGCGCAGAAGTTCCGTGGATTTGCCAGAACCGGGAAGCCCCGTAAACAGCTTACAGACAGGCTGGTCTGACAAAGCGATCTCTTCCATCAGCCTGTCCGCCCAGTTGATGCCCCGAACCCGGTGGCCGCTCTCTTTGCCGAAAGCGTCAATATCCAGATTTCGGGGGTCATGCGGTTCCAGGGGTTCAATGGGATTGCAGCGGTTGTAATATTTTTTCCGGGTTTTGAAATCCATATTGCCCTCTTTGCAGGAGTGTCCGTCAGTAGGTCGGGTTGGCGAAGCTGCTTACAAACTGTTGAATATCCCTGTCTTGATCAGAGCCACGGACGCAGAGCGTCCGATTGTGCGTTCCCACGCAGAGCGCGGGAACGCGAAAGGAACATCAGTTGACCAGGCTGTGGATGGGTGCGGGAATGCGTCCGCCGTGGCGGAGGAACGGGTTGTTTCCCGTGGCGTTGTTGACCGGCATGATCACCGACTCGCCCAGCAGACCGCCGAAATGGGCGTATTCCCCGGCCTTTTTGCCCGGCACGGGAATCAGCCGCGTGGCCGTGGTTTTCTTGTTGATCATGCCGATGGCCATCTCGTCCGCCATAATGGCGGCAATGGTATCCTCGGACGTGTCCCCCGGAATGGCGACCATATCCAGCCCCACGGAGCAGACACAGGTGATGGCCTCCAGCTTCTCAAGGGTGAGATGCCCGGCCTCGGCCGCCTGGGAGATGTTGAGATCCTCGCTCACCGGTATAAACGCGCCGCTCATGCCGCCCACATAGGAACTGGCAAAGGCCCCGCCCTTTTTCACAGCGTCGTTGAGCATGGCCAGGGCCGCAGTGGTGCCGGGCACGCCGATACTCAGCAGGCCCAGGCTCTGGAAGATCTCGCCCACGCTGTCGCCCACATTCGGCGTCGGGGCAAGGGAGAGGTCCACCACGCCGAAGCTGATACTGAGACGCTCCGCCACCTCGCGACCGATCAGTTCGCCGACCCGCGTCACCTTGTACGCGGTCCGCTTGATCAGCTCCGACAGTTCGCCCAGATTCATATTCGGGTTGTTGGCCACGGCCCGGTCAATGGCCTTTCGGACCACGCCCGGCCCGCTGACCCCCACGTTGATCACCGCATCCGGCTCACCGATCCCCAGATAGGCTCCGGCCATGAACGGCACATCCTGCGGGATGTTGGAGAAGACGCAGAGCTTTGCACAGGCCAGACCGTCCTTATCCGCCGTCAGTGCGGCCGCCTGCTTGATGATTTTGCCCATGAGCAGCACCGCATCCATGTTGATGCCCGCTTTGGAGGAGGCCACGTTGACGGACGCGCAGACCCGGTTCGTCTCGGTCAGGGCCTGGGGGAGGGCATGAATCAGGGCGTCATCCCCCTTTGCGATCCCCTTTTCCACCAGCGCGGAAAACCCGCCGATGAAATCCACACCGACCTCCTGGGCAATGCTGTCAAGGGTTTTGGCAATTTCCACCATCTGATCGGCGGAAAAGGGGGCACCGGCCACGGCAACAGGGCTGATGGAAATGCGCTTGTTGACCACGGGGATGCCGTATTTGTCGCCCACCTCGTCACAGGTCGCCACGAGGTTTCCGGCCAGGCCGGTAATTTTGGACCGGATATTTGCTTTGAATGTTTCCAGATCGTGGCTGGCACAATCCATAAGGCTGATGCCCATTGTAACGGTGCGGACATCCAGATGCTCGTTTCGGAGCATCTCCAGTACTGAAATAATTTCTCTATCGGTTAACATGATATATCCTGTCTGAAAAATTCTGATGTTTGAGTATGTTACTGCGCTCCGGCTTTGGCCGAACGCACAGAATCAGATGCCATACAACACTGCGCTGCGGGGGTGAATAGCCCGGACGCAGAATATGACAAAACCGCTCAGGGCGTTCAGCATAAATAAACGACCTTGATGCTAGGCCGAATCTGCGTTTCTCCTGCTTTCGGCAAGGACGTAATTCTGCTCTGACGCCAAATGGCACGGGTCGTTTTATTTTATGAAATTCCCTTAGGGAGTTCGGCACAAATAAACCACCCGTTTCAAAACGGTGGGACGGGGTTACGTCCCCGTCGGATATGACCGCCGATTTGCAGAAGTTCGGCGGGGGACGTAACCCCGCCCTACCGTTCCACATGGGTAGTTTTATTTCGCGAAACCCCCTTACAGCATTTGCCGCAAAAAACAAATTTTAGCAGAATAGCTGCGGATTGCAAGCCCAAAGCCGGAAGCGTGTGTGATTCGGGGTTGCCGGCAAAGTCGCCCGGTCCGCCTTTAAAATAAGGCGCAGGGGGAATCCTGCTGACAGTCATGAATCACACACGCCGGAAACCTTTATCCGGGCAGGCCGGGGCGGACCCTGAGTACCTTTTCCTTTCGGATGTGAACGGTTCCCGGCTTGGCCCCGCGCGGTTTGGTTACGTTCACGGCACGGGTGCAGGAGACCGCCACGTTGCCGCCGTTTCTGGCCTTGCTGTGATATGCGGCAATGGCCGCAGCGCTTTCCAGGGTCTCCTTGTCCGCCTCCGCATCGGGCCGGGATCGGAGAACCACATGGCTGCCGGGCATTCCCCGGACATGAAACCACCAGTCAGCGGGCCGGGCAAGCCTGATGCTGAGCCGGTCGTTATCCGCATCTGTCCGTCCGGCCAGAACCGTCCAGCCGCCCGGAAGTTCGTATTCGTATGCGCGGACAGATGGTGTTTTTTTTGCGTTTTCTTCTTTTTTCATTCCCTCTGGTACCTGTTCATAACGGCAGACGGGCGCTATTGCCGCTGCAACGCGCCCGTCTGATCCGCAGTGATCTTGTTTTTACAAAGCGCTTTTTGCCAGCTCCATCAGATAGCGAAACAGGGCGCGTGAGGATTTGGGCGGCTTTTCCGCAGCTTTTTCCTTTCGGGCGTTTCGGGCAAGCTGACGCAGTTTCTGGCGATCCGCATCCTGAAACTGTCCTGTAAGCTCCTCAAGCAGGGCGTCATCTCCGGCCAGGATCTGATCCCGCCATCCCTCCACCTGTTTAAACCGCAGCGCATCCTGATGCTTTCCGCCTGCGATATCCTCAAGCGCCTTTCGGACCGGCTCCGGATCGACCTCACGCATAATTGCGCCGATGCGCTGCATCTGTCGGCGGACGGCCTCGTGTTTCTTCGATTTTTTGGCGAACAGCACCGCCTCCCGGAGTTCCGGGGCCATGTCAATGGCGTTGAGCTGATCTTTGGAAAGTGTCACCAGCTGCTCACCCATCTTTTGCAGGGCCTGAACCTCCCGCTTGATCTGTGACCGGCTTTTTCTCTCCTCGCCGTATTCTTCTTCCTGAATTTCGTTTTCTGTCATCACCATTATATCTGTTTTCTGTCAGAGCGTCTTTGGAAAGCCCCGGAAGGGGCGGGATATTATGTACCTCTGCATAAATTCTGTCACCTGCTTTATAGAAAAAATTTCCCTGTGATCGTTCCGGGCAGGGCAGGCACAGGGGCCTGCCCCCACAGGGTAATGTTGCAGAGGTACTTACAGCCCGGGGCGAAGCCCTCATCGTTATACATATCTCCGGGGATGTTTTTCAGAGCCCCGGATGGACATCGGAACATATCCCGGCAATTTATTGCCGGGATCGGAAGACGGTAGGACGGGGTTACGTCCCCGTCAGATATGCCCGCCGATTTGTGGGCGGCGGCGGACACCGCTTTGGCGGGGACGTAACCCCGCCCTACCATTATTTCACGAAAGTTCCGCATACCTGATGAATTCTGCAAATTTTCCGATATTCCTGCCCCTGCGGGAAAGTCAGCGGTAATAAAATCCCCATTTCCACTACTGTTCTGTCAACATTAAAATGATGGGTAATGAATGTCCGATTTTATCGGATTCAGGCGATAAACAACCCGTCATTCAAACCTTGACGGAACACTAGGAGACAAGCCAGATCGTCCGCCCGGATATTTTTCCAAGCACATGGGACGATACGCTGCCCATGAAGAACGCTTTATCCGCGCCCCGCCTGCCCAGAACAACGGTGCCGTAACCGCCGGTCACCGCCGCTTCGACGATGGTCTCTCCGATCCGTCCGGAACGTTTCACCTGCCGGATATCAATCTGATCCTTTGAAATGCCGGATTCGCTGAATTTTTTGTATGCCAGGGCCATAAAGTGTTCAATTGTTTTTTTATCCCCTTCTGAAATCACGGCCTCAAGTTCTGCGTCATCGACAAAGTAATCCGTGAGGCAGTAATCCTTCAGCCGGGGCATGACGTGGAGCAGCGTAATGCGGACATCGGGATTGTTGCGGAACATGAAGCTGACGTGGTCCAGAGCCCGGAGCGAACTTTCGGAACCGTCTATGGCGACCATGATTTTTTCTGCTTCCACCTTGCCGTCCACGACCCACAGCGGAACGACCTGGGAGTGTTCCACCAGTTTGACCGTCAGGCTTCCCATAAAAATTTCTTCCACTTTGCTCAGCCCCCTGCGGCCCACAACGACGGCGTCGTATCGTTTTTCCTGGGCAACGTCGATAATATCCTTGGCAAGGCCTATGGACCGCGTTTTGTTTTGGATTTCAATGCGGCCCTCAGCCACGCCCATGCCGACCATGTCGGCCCTGTACTGTTTCAGCATGGCATCGGATTTTTCGGCATTTTTCCGTTTGAGGCTTTGCAGGGCGGACTGGGCCCTGAAGTCAGTCCTGGCCTCATCCAGGAGGAACTGGGAGATATGGGGCTGAACATGAAGAAGGGTGTAAGACAGTTCGCTGATGTGATCTGCCATCTTCACAGCATAGCGGATCGCGTATTTTGAATTCATTGACGGGTCTACCGCCAGCAGCACTTTTTTTTCCATGAAATCCCCTCTTTGGTGAGAGTTATCAACCCGGATGAGCCGGGGCTGTCCCTGAATTTCCGGCTTTCGGGACAGGAACTGTATGATAAAGATCAATGTAACCAGAAAATTTATCGGATAAACGGCAGGGTGTCAACGTAAAAGGCGGACCGGACATGTTATCGCTGGCTGAACCTTCTGCTTGATTGGCCTTATTTTTTCGTATATTGATGCAGACCTGCAAAATTTTTCTGTGGGATGCGCTGAATCCGGTCTGCTGACAATCAGACAGGTCTTCACAGAAAAAATTACAGGGTTCAACATTTCATGCGGGACGGGTGGAAAATGAAAAAAGGTATTGTGTTTGACATTAAAAAATATGCGATTCACGATGGGCCGGGTATTCGGACGACGGTCTTTTTAAAGGGGTGCCCCCTGGCCTGCCGATGGTGTCATAACCCGGAAAGTCAGGGATTTGCACCTGAAAAGATTATAAAAACGGTTCGGCGGAATGGCGGCAGGCCGGTCACCCGGAGCGAAGTCGTCGGCAGGGCTGCCACGGTATCGGAGGTGATTGCCGAAGTTGAAAAGGATATTATCTTTTACGATGAGTCCGGCGGCGGCGTGACCTTCTCCGGCGGCGAGCCGCTTGCCCAGCCCGGATTTCTGGCGGAACTGCTGAAAGAATGCCGGGCGCGGGAGATTCACACGGCAGTGGATACCACCGGGTACGCCCCGGCCGGAACAATGACTGAAATTGCCGGACTGACCGATCTGTTTCTCTATGATCTCAAAATCATGGACCCGGAAAAGCATGTGGAATATACCGGCATCCCGAACCGGCTGATTCTTGAAAACCTGAAGCGCATCGCGGCCATGAACCGGCCTGTGGTGGTGCGGTTCCCCATGATTCCGGGGCTGACAGACAGTGAGGAGAATGTCCGGGCAATTGCCGGGTTTGTGTCGGATCTGGGAAATATCCGTGACATTGCGGTGCTGCCCTACCACGATATTGCGGACGGGAAGTATGCCGGACTCGGCGTGCGAAACAGGATGAAGGGCGTTGTGCCGCCCGATGCGGAGGCGGTCGGGGCCGTCAGGTCACTCTTTGAATCATACGGATTTCAGGTAAGCATAGGGGGATAAAATGAACGAACGCATTCGCAGGCTGAGACAGCAGAGTCTGGACACACCCGAAACCCTCTCGTCCGAGCGGGCCATGCTGGTGACACAATTCTATCAGACGGGCATCGCACAAAAAGAGTCGGTCCCGGTCCAGCGGGCGCTCTGTTTTAAGCATATTATGGAGAACAAAACCCTGTGGATCGGCGATGGGGAGCTGATTGTCGGGGAGCGGGGACCGGCCCCCAAGGCAACCCCCACCTACCCGGAGATCTGCATCCACAGTCTGGACGACCTGGAGATCATTGACACCCGCGAGAAGGTCGCCTTCGGCGTGTCCGGGGAGACAAAAAAGCTGTATGAAGAGAAGATTATCCCCTTCTGGCAGGGCAAATCCATCCGTGAAAAGATCTTTCGCCAAATTCCGGATGCGTGGAAAAACGCCTATGAGGCGGGCATTTTCACCGAGTTCCAGGAGCAGCGCACCCCCGGCCACACCGTGCTGGGGGATAAAATATACCGCAAGGGGTTTTCGGACATAAAGGCCGATATCCGCAGGGCGCTGGACCGCCTCGACTTTTACACTGACCCGGACGCATTTGATAAGAAACAGCAGCTTGCGGCAATGGAGATCGCCGCAGACGCCCTCGTGGCCTATGCCCGCCGCTACGGTGAGGCCCTGCGTCAGACGGCCTCGGCGGAGACCGACCCGGAGCGGCAGCGGGAACTGGGGCAGATGGCGGATATCTGTGACCGGGTTCCGGCCCACGCCCCCCGGACCTTCTGGGAGGCCCTTCAGTATTACTGGTTTGTCCATGTGGGGGTGATCACGGAACTGAACCCCTGGGATGCCTTTAATCCCGGACGGCTGGACCAGCACCTCTGGCCTTTTTACAAACAGGAGCTGGCCGCAGGCACCCTGACCCCGGCGCGGGCCAAAGAGCTGTTGCAGGCCTTCTGGGTCAAGTTCAACAACCATCCGTCCCCTCCGAAAACCGGCGTGACCGCAAAGGAGAGCAACACCTATACGGATTTCGCCCTGATCAATCTGGGCGGCCTCAGAGCCGACGGCACCGATGCGGTCAACGACCTGACCTACCTGATCCTGGATGTGATCGAAGAGATGCGGCTGCTACAGCCCAGCTCAATGGTGCAGCTCAGCAAGAAAAACCCGGACCGCTATCTCCGCCGTGCCCTCAGAATCATCCGAACCGGCTTTGGGCAGCCCTCTGTCTTCAACACGGACACCATTGTTCAGGAGCTGGTCCGCCAGGGCAAGAGCGTGGAAGACGCCCGGAACGGCGGGGCCAGCGGGTGTGTGGAGGCCGGGGCCTTTGGAAAGGAGGCCTATCTCCTCACGGGATACTTCAACATTCCCAAAATCCTTGAGATCACCCTCAACGACGGCCTGGACCCGGTTTCCGGCAAGACCCTGGGGCTTCAGACGGGCCTGGCTGAATCGTTTGAGCGCTTTGAAGATCTTTTCAGCGCCTTTGAAAAGCAGTTGCGCCATTTTATCGACATTAAAATCCGGGGCAACAATATGATCGAGCGGATTCACGCAGGCAACATGCCGGTCCCCTTTCTCTCGCTGCTCATCGACGACTGTATCGCCAACGGCAAAGACTACACAGACGGTGGTGCGCGCTACAATACCTCCTACATTCAGGGGGTGGGAATCGGCAGCATCACCGATGCGCTCTCGGCCATCCGATATCACGTCTTTGACCGGAAAACCTGTACCATGACCGGGCTGATGGCCGCCCTCAGAGATGATTTTACAGGACATGAGGTGTTGCGGGACCGCCTGCTCAGCGAGACGCCCCGGTACGGCAATGACGATGATGACGCGGATGAGGTGATGCGGCAGGTTTTTGAGCTGTATTACGGAGCGGTCAATGGCCGCCCCAACACCCGCGGCGGTATGCACCGGATCAATCTCCTGCCCACCACGGTTCATGTCTACTTTGGCAGCCTCATGGGTGCGACCCCGGACGGCAGACGGGCGGGCAGGCCGCTTTCCGAAGGTATCTCGCCGGTACAGGGCGCGGACCGGAATGGGCCGACAGCGGTCATCAGGTCCGCCGCCAAGATGGACCATATCCGCACCGGCGGCACCCTGCTCAACCAGAAATTTCTGCCCCAGGTGCTGGCGGACGATGCGGGGATCACCAAAGTGGCCCATCTGGTCCGTTCCTATTTCAGGTTGGACGGCCATCACATTCAGTTCAACGTGGTGGACGCGGAGACGCTTCGGAAAGCCCGGCAATACCCGGATGACTATAAAGATCTCATTGTCCGGGTGGCCGGGTACAGTGATTATTTTGTGGACCTGACGCCGGAGCTTCAGGAGGAGATTATCAACAGGACCGCCCATCAGGGATTCTGAGAACAGCGGCAGTGCATGAGCGACGCTCATGCACGCCGACCCCGGTATTCAGGCCTGACAACCCACTGCCCGTTTTTTCTGTGAATGGCGCCTTCTACTGCGTCCACTTTGAAAACAGTGGTTTTTCCGAAACTGCGTCATGCCTGCAAAAGCAGGCATGACGGTAACACAACTGCGGATTCCCGCTTTCGCGGAAATGACGGTCGGGATAGAAAATCCGGTTTTCAAAACAGACGGCGGATATTTTTTCTGAGCGTTTTTATAAAGGAAAATAAGAGGTATGAAATGATTTTTCCCGCAAAAAGGCATGGGCATTTTTCCCACTTGACAAGGAGGGATTTGGCGTTATTATCTTTTCCAGCCAGATGAATTGCAATGCGTCTCATCACGGTGTTTACGGGGTACATCCGGGCAGCGGACCGGTCGATAAAAGAGTTGAACTCTGCCATTAAAAGTGATAAAAACACCGATCAAATAATTCGATACAATATTGGAGGAAGTGTTATGCCTTTTTATGAATTTGAATGTTCCTGCGGAACGGTCACAGAAGAGCTTGTCAAAATGGGGACGGAAGAGGTCGTCTGTCCGAAATGTGGGAAAAAAGCAAAAAAAATCATGTCCTGCTGTACGTTTTCACTGAAAGGGGGCGGCTGGTATGCAGATGGTTACGCTTCCAAGGGCGGTGGGAGTTCTTCCAAATGTGGTGGGAGTTCCAAATCAGGCGCATAAGCGATGCGGCAGCCATGATGCGTTGATGGGGCCGTAAAAAATCTGAACCGTTCACAGGGGTTCAGCTTTTTTACGGCCCCATCAGTGTTTGGTGAACCCGAAAAAAGTCTGGAAAACCGTCATTTTCCCGAAAGCGGGAAACCGGGCCTTTGACCGCGTGGCATAAAATCGGGAATCTTTAGCGCCTGTTTTTTCCCCTCATCCGGTACGCACATCTCCCGGCTCGCCTGGTTGTTATCTGATCAGATCGGCAATTCCAAACACACCCCGCAGCCTCACCTCCGCTGTCTTTACACCGCGTTTGCGTTTATCGGCGTGTATTCACGGCTTCCCCATTCTGATCCGTGAATGCGCACGAAAGAGCATCGATTTTATTTCAGATATTTATAATTTCAAAGCGCGGA
This window encodes:
- the hypD gene encoding trans-4-hydroxy-L-proline dehydratase; amino-acid sequence: MNERIRRLRQQSLDTPETLSSERAMLVTQFYQTGIAQKESVPVQRALCFKHIMENKTLWIGDGELIVGERGPAPKATPTYPEICIHSLDDLEIIDTREKVAFGVSGETKKLYEEKIIPFWQGKSIREKIFRQIPDAWKNAYEAGIFTEFQEQRTPGHTVLGDKIYRKGFSDIKADIRRALDRLDFYTDPDAFDKKQQLAAMEIAADALVAYARRYGEALRQTASAETDPERQRELGQMADICDRVPAHAPRTFWEALQYYWFVHVGVITELNPWDAFNPGRLDQHLWPFYKQELAAGTLTPARAKELLQAFWVKFNNHPSPPKTGVTAKESNTYTDFALINLGGLRADGTDAVNDLTYLILDVIEEMRLLQPSSMVQLSKKNPDRYLRRALRIIRTGFGQPSVFNTDTIVQELVRQGKSVEDARNGGASGCVEAGAFGKEAYLLTGYFNIPKILEITLNDGLDPVSGKTLGLQTGLAESFERFEDLFSAFEKQLRHFIDIKIRGNNMIERIHAGNMPVPFLSLLIDDCIANGKDYTDGGARYNTSYIQGVGIGSITDALSAIRYHVFDRKTCTMTGLMAALRDDFTGHEVLRDRLLSETPRYGNDDDDADEVMRQVFELYYGAVNGRPNTRGGMHRINLLPTTVHVYFGSLMGATPDGRRAGRPLSEGISPVQGADRNGPTAVIRSAAKMDHIRTGGTLLNQKFLPQVLADDAGITKVAHLVRSYFRLDGHHIQFNVVDAETLRKARQYPDDYKDLIVRVAGYSDYFVDLTPELQEEIINRTAHQGF
- a CDS encoding glycyl-radical enzyme activating protein, yielding MKKGIVFDIKKYAIHDGPGIRTTVFLKGCPLACRWCHNPESQGFAPEKIIKTVRRNGGRPVTRSEVVGRAATVSEVIAEVEKDIIFYDESGGGVTFSGGEPLAQPGFLAELLKECRAREIHTAVDTTGYAPAGTMTEIAGLTDLFLYDLKIMDPEKHVEYTGIPNRLILENLKRIAAMNRPVVVRFPMIPGLTDSEENVRAIAGFVSDLGNIRDIAVLPYHDIADGKYAGLGVRNRMKGVVPPDAEAVGAVRSLFESYGFQVSIGG
- a CDS encoding PFL family protein, whose product is MLTDREIISVLEMLRNEHLDVRTVTMGISLMDCASHDLETFKANIRSKITGLAGNLVATCDEVGDKYGIPVVNKRISISPVAVAGAPFSADQMVEIAKTLDSIAQEVGVDFIGGFSALVEKGIAKGDDALIHALPQALTETNRVCASVNVASSKAGINMDAVLLMGKIIKQAAALTADKDGLACAKLCVFSNIPQDVPFMAGAYLGIGEPDAVINVGVSGPGVVRKAIDRAVANNPNMNLGELSELIKRTAYKVTRVGELIGREVAERLSISFGVVDLSLAPTPNVGDSVGEIFQSLGLLSIGVPGTTAALAMLNDAVKKGGAFASSYVGGMSGAFIPVSEDLNISQAAEAGHLTLEKLEAITCVCSVGLDMVAIPGDTSEDTIAAIMADEMAIGMINKKTTATRLIPVPGKKAGEYAHFGGLLGESVIMPVNNATGNNPFLRHGGRIPAPIHSLVN
- a CDS encoding NFACT RNA binding domain-containing protein: MKKEENAKKTPSVRAYEYELPGGWTVLAGRTDADNDRLSIRLARPADWWFHVRGMPGSHVVLRSRPDAEADKETLESAAAIAAYHSKARNGGNVAVSCTRAVNVTKPRGAKPGTVHIRKEKVLRVRPGLPG
- a CDS encoding FmdB family zinc ribbon protein, with the translated sequence MRLITVFTGYIRAADRSIKELNSAIKSDKNTDQIIRYNIGGSVMPFYEFECSCGTVTEELVKMGTEEVVCPKCGKKAKKIMSCCTFSLKGGGWYADGYASKGGGSSSKCGGSSKSGA
- a CDS encoding universal stress protein, which encodes MEKKVLLAVDPSMNSKYAIRYAVKMADHISELSYTLLHVQPHISQFLLDEARTDFRAQSALQSLKRKNAEKSDAMLKQYRADMVGMGVAEGRIEIQNKTRSIGLAKDIIDVAQEKRYDAVVVGRRGLSKVEEIFMGSLTVKLVEHSQVVPLWVVDGKVEAEKIMVAIDGSESSLRALDHVSFMFRNNPDVRITLLHVMPRLKDYCLTDYFVDDAELEAVISEGDKKTIEHFMALAYKKFSESGISKDQIDIRQVKRSGRIGETIVEAAVTGGYGTVVLGRRGADKAFFMGSVSSHVLGKISGRTIWLVS
- the yjgA gene encoding ribosome biogenesis factor YjgA, translating into MTENEIQEEEYGEERKSRSQIKREVQALQKMGEQLVTLSKDQLNAIDMAPELREAVLFAKKSKKHEAVRRQMQRIGAIMREVDPEPVRKALEDIAGGKHQDALRFKQVEGWRDQILAGDDALLEELTGQFQDADRQKLRQLARNARKEKAAEKPPKSSRALFRYLMELAKSAL